CAGAATGCGCGCCATGTGCTGATCATCACGCAGGGTGCGGAACAGGCTGAGCAGGCCGTCAACCACGATCTGCTCGACGCTGCGCGTGCCTGAGGTCAGATTCTCCAGCAGGGTGGTGAACAGCAGGTCGAGTTTTTCGTCGTAGCAGGCGGCGAACAGATCTTCGCGACGCTTGAACGACTCGTAGAAGTAGCGTTCGGTGAGTTCGGCTTCGCGACACAGTTTCTTGACCGATGCGGCCTGATAGCCCTCGCTGCCAAACAGCGCATGGCCCGCCTCGATGAACTGGCGACGGCGCTGCTCGCGGCGCGCTTCGCGGCTCATGCCGCGGTATTTTCGATCAGAGGTGGCCATGCGCATATATTGACATGAAGAATTGTCAGATGTAAAAGTGACAACATCAATTGTCAAAAGAGCAGCACGCATGACGCAGATAAATCAGCCCGCGGTTGACGTGATCATTGTCGGCAGCGGATTTGCTGGCCTGGGTATGGCCATCAAACTCAAGCAGGAAGGGCGGCGCAGCTTTGTGCTGCTGGAGAAGGAAGCCGATCTGGGCGGCACCTGGTACGTCAACAACTATCCGGGCTGTGCCTGCGATGTGCAGTCCCATCTGTATTCGTTCTCGTTTGAGCAGAACCCGGGTTGGAGCCGCTCGTTCTCGCCGCAGCAAGAAATCCACGCCTACCTGGAGCATTGCGCGGACAAATACGATGTGCGTCGCCACATGCATTTCAACGCCGAGGTCACCCGTGCCCGCTACCTGGACGAGCAGCATCTGTGGGAGGTCAGCACCGCAGACGGGCAGGTTCGCCACGCACGCGCTTTAGTGCTGGGCACCGGTGGGTTGAGCCGGCCCGCCTTGCCGGATATTCCCGGCCTCAAGGACTTCAAGGGCAAGATGTTCCACTCGCAGCAGTGGGACCACGACTACGACCTTAGCGGCAAGAAAGTCGCCGTGGTCGGAACCGGCGCGAGTGCGATTCAGTTCGTGCCGGAAATTGCGCCCCAGGTGGCCCAGCTTGATCTGTATCAGCGCACGCCGCCGTGGATCATGCCCAAGCCGGATCATCCCATGGAGTCGCGCACCCAGACCCTGCTGCGCAAGGTGCCTGGCGCTCAGAGCGCCTACCGCAACGGCATTTACTGGATGCTGGAAGCACGTGCTGCCGGTTTTACCGGTGGCCCCAAGCTGATGAAACTGATGGAGCCGATGGCGCGTGGTTTCATCGAGCGCAAAATCAGTGACCCGGTGCTGCGCGCCAAGGTCACGCCCAGCTACACCCTGGGTTGCAAGCGCATCCTGTTGTCCAACAACTATTACCCGGCGCTGACCCGCGACAATGTCGACGTGATCACCAGCGGCATAGAACGCATAACCGCCAACGGGGTGGTCGACCGTGATGGCCAGGCTCGCGATGTGGATGCGATCATTCTAGGCACCGGCTTCGCCGCCACCGCGCCGCTGCCGCCGGGCATGATTCTTGGTCGGGACGGGCTGGATATTATCGAGGCCTGGAAAGACACCGGACCGCAGGCTTACCTGGGCACCAGCGTGGCCGGTTTCCCCAATATGTTCATCATGACCGGGCCGAACACCGGCCTGGGTCACAGTTCGATGGTGTTCATGATCGAATCCCAACTGGCCTATGTGATGTCGGCGCTCAAGGCGATGGATCGCCAGGGCTTGCTGGAAGTGGATGTGCGTCCTGAGGTTCAGGCCCGCTTCAACGACAAATTGCAGCGCAAGATGGCCGGCACGGTGTGGAGCCAGGGCGGTTGCAACAGCTGGTACATGGATGCCAATGGGCGCAATCCTACGCTGTGGCCATACTTCACCTGGCAGTATCGTCTGGCGACACGTAAGTTTGTCAGCACTCAATATCAACTGGTCCGGGCGCGCGGGGATGCCCCGGTCTGGCCGCAACTCGAGGAGATGGCCGCATGAAGGATTTCACCAACAAGGTTGCCGCGATCACCGGCGCGGGCTCTGGCATGGGGCGCACGCTGGCGCTGAACCTGGCCGGGCGCGGCTGTCATCTGGCGCTGTCCGATGTGAACACCGAGGGGCTTGAGCAAACCGTGGCGCTGCTCAAAGACGCCGGGGTCAAAGTGACGGCCGACAAGGTCAATGTGGCCGACCGCGAAGCCATGTATCAATGGGCCGACAAGGTGGTGGCCGATCACGGCAAGGTCAATCTGATCTTCAACAACGCCGGTGTGGCGCTGGCCAGCACGATCGCCGCCGTCAGCTACGACGAGCTGGAGTGGATACTCGGCATCAACATGTGGGGCGTGATCTATGGCACCAAAGCGTTCCTGCCGCATCTGGAGGCCTCCGGCGAAGGTCATGTCATCAACACCTCCAGCTTGTTCGGGCTGTGTGCCCAGCCGACCCAGAGCGCCTACAACATCAGTAAGTTTGCGGTCAGAGGGTTCACCGAATCCCTGCGTCAGGAACTGGACGTTCAGAAGTCCTGCGTGAGTGCGACCTCGGTTCATCCGGGCGGGATCAAAACCAACATCGCACGCGACAGCCGGGCCAACGAGAGCATCGAACAGCTCACCGGCAAAACCCATGAGCAGGGCGTGGCGGAATTCGAGAAGTTCTTCATCACCAGCGCCGAGAAAGCGGCGGAAACGATCATTCGTGCGGTGCAGGCCAACAAACGGCGGGTGGTGGTCGGGCCGGACGCCAAGGTGCTGGATGTGATCGTGCGCCTGTTCCCGGCCTCGTATCAGCGGCTGATCACCTGGGGCTTCAAGCGCAATCTGCAATCGCACTGAGTGCTATCGTGTGACGGCCTGACGCAAGAGGAGGCCGGGCATGGACAGCAGGTCGCACAACCGCCAAGCGCTGGTCGAACTGATTCGTCGCGGGCACATACCCATGGCTGCGCGTGCCTCGGCCATCGCATTGGCCGGCATCCATCCGGGGGCGGCGCAGTGGCGTCACTTCGCCGACCGCGCGCTGCTTGTGGTCGGCGCGCTTGCCCTGGTCGCCGCCGCCGGGTTTTTCATCGCTTATAACTGGCTCGAACTTGGCCGGGGCGGCAAGTTCGTGCTGATTCAGGGGGCACTTGGCCTTGCGGTTGCGAGCGGCCTGATCCTCGGGCGCGATGCACTGGCCGGGCGCATCAGTGTACTGGTCGCTGCTTTGCTGGTGGGCGTGTTGCTGGCGTTCTACGGGCAGACCTACCAGACCGGCGCCGATCCCTGGCAGTTGTTTTTCTACTGGGCGGTGCTGATCACGCCGTGGGTGGTGATCGCACGGCTGGCTGCGTTGTGGCTGATCTGGCTGGGCCTGTTCAATCTCAGTGTGGTGTTGGCCCACGCGCAGACCGTCCACTGGTTTGCGATGCTGCCGGGGCGTGAAACCGGCTTGTATCTGGCACTTTTTGTGCTCAACGGCGTGGCCCTGAGCGCTGCGCAGTGGGGCGCCATGAAACAGCGTCAAAGCGCGCGCTGGGGCTTGCGCGTGGTGGCCGTGGCCTGCGCGGTGCCGGTGACGCTGCTGGCCTGTTCGGCGGTGTTGCGTGGCGCAGTGTCGTGGGCCTGGCTGCTGCTGTGGCTGGGCTGGTTCGCGGCCAGCTGGGCGTTTTATCGTCAGCGTGATCTGTTGGTGCTGGCCGGCTTGTGCCTGTCCGTGATCGCCGTGATCAGCACTGTCGCCGGGCGTCTGTTGCTGGCTGACTTCAACCCGGCCGGTCTGCTGATGATGGCCTTGCTGCTGGTCGGGCAGGGCGCCGCTGCGGCGCGCTGGCTGCATCAACGTTACCGCGAGGGCTTGTCATGACAGCGCGGGAGCACGTGTGGGCCCGACTGCGCGAAGGCGGGCTGGTTGCAGGCCCACTGCCGATGGAAAGCGCCACCAGTGCGCCGTGGTTTGTGAGTCTGCTGCTGGGCCTGTGCGGATGGTTTGCCGCGCTGTTCCTGCTGGCCTTCGTGGCCGTCGGATTGACCCCGGTGCTGACACGGCCACTGGCTTGTCTGGTGCTGGGTGGCATGGCGCTGGTGGCGGCTTATGGCCTGTTGAGTCGTCAGCTCAACGTATTTCTGGACAACCTCGCACTGGCCATCAGTTTGGCCGGGCAGGCGCTGGTGCTATGGGCTGGGTTGCACTGGCTGGAGTCTGAATCGGCCGCGCTATGGTGGGCGCTTGCGCTGTGGCAGCTGGCTCTGACGGTGATCATGCCGAATGACATTCACCGCGTCTTTTCGGCCTTTGCTGCAGCCAGTTGCGTGGCGGCGGGGCTGGCCTTGCTGGGCTGGGGTGGTGTGTATGCGCCGCTGGCGCTGGCCTTGACGGCCACATTATGGCTTAAGGCGTTGACCGCAACGCAGGACATCCAGCGTGTGCGCATGCCGGCCTGGGGGCTGACCGGGGCGCTGCTGGCCGCTCAGGGTTTGGCGCATGTCTTCGGCGTACCGACCAGCCCGCTGGCGCTTTCAACGTCGCAGCTGTGGGCGTCCTGGCAGGGCGAGCTGCTGTGCCTGCTGGTCATGCTCGGGGTGTGGTTTGTGCTGCTGCAGCGGGCCGCTCTGGATTGGCGGCGACCTGGCGTGGTGCTGAGTTTGGTCGGATTGTTCCTGATTGGTCTGGCCTGCGTGCCGGCGCCCGGGCTGTGCAGTGCCATCACCCTGGTCCTGCTCGGTTTTGCACTGGCCGATCGACTGCTGCTGGGGGTTGGGGTGCTTGCGCTGCTGTTGTTTGCCGCCCGCTATTACTACTTGCTGGATCTGACGCTGCTGGAAAAAAGCGGCGTGCTTTTGCTTGTCGCTGTGCTCATGCTGAGCGTGCGTCTGCTGCTGCGCCACTTAAGTGCAGGCGCGCCGGAGCCCGATCATGTTTAGATGGACATTGCTGCTGGGCCTGGTGCTGGTCTTGGCGGTGGTCAATGGGCGCATCCTGCAAACCGAGCGGCAGCTGCGCGATGGCGAACTGGTGTACCTGCAGCTGGCGCCGGTTGATCCGCGTTCCTTGATGCAGGGTGATTACATGGCCTTGAACTTCGCCCTGGCCAATGCCATCCGTCGCGCCGGACACTCTGGTTCCCAGGTCGGCGGCGGTGCGAATAACGGCCGGGTGATTGTGCGCCTGGATGCGCAGGGTGTGGCCCGTTTTGTCGCCCTGGATGATGGCCGTGAACTGGCTGCTGGGCAGCGCACGCTGCGCTATCGTCAGCGCAAAGGCAGGGTGCGTTTCGCAACAGATGCCTACTTTTTCCAGGAGGGCACCGGCGCACGCTATGAAGCGGCGCGCTATGGGGCGTTTCGGGTCAGCCAGGCCGGCGCCATGCTGTTGGTTGGCCTGCATGATGAAGAGCTGCAGCGTATTCAGCCGCAGCCGTAATACTGATCAAAAGGTGGGTGTGAGTGGCCTGACCCTGTGCTATGTTACTCATCAGTTACATTTCTGACAGTGGAGACCCGATTCATGGCATTGCCCCCGATTCTTAAAGACCGCCTGCAGCTGCCGGTGGTGGCTTCACCGATGTTCATCGTGTCCAACCCCGATCTGGTCATTGCCCAGTGCAAGGCCGGTATTGTGGGGTCGTTTCCGGCATTGAATGCACGTCCGGTTGAAGTGTTCGAGGAATGGCTGATTCGGATCACCGAAGAGCTGGATGCCTACAATCAGGCCAATCCGGACAGCCCGGCCGCACCGTTTGCAGTCAATCAGATCGTGCACAAGTCCAATCCGCGTCTGGAGCAGGACATGGAACTGTGCGTGAAATACAAGGTGCCGATCATCATCACCTCGCTGGGTGCGCGGGTCGATATTTTCGAGGCGGTGCATTCCTACGGCGGTATTGCGCTGCACGACATCATCAACCAGAAGTTCGCCCGCAAGGCGATCGAAAAGGGTGCGGATGGCCTTATCGCGGTGGCTTCAGGCGCCGGTGGTCATGCCGGTTTGCTGTCGCCGTTCGCCCTGATTCAGGAGATTCGTGAATGGTTTGACGGCCCGCTGCTGCTGTCCGGCTGTATTGCCACTGGCGATGCGATTCTGGCCGCCCAGGCGATGGGCGCCGATCTGGCCTACATGGGCAGCCCGTTCATCGCGACCGAAGAAGCCCGCGCCGTTGATGACTACAAACAGATGATTGTCGACTGCGGTGGCGAAGACATCGTCTACACCAATCTGTTTTCCGGCGTGCACGGCAACTATTTGCGTCCATCCATCACCCGCGCCGGCATGGATCCGGACAATCTACCGCAGGGCGATGCCAGCACCATGGACTTTGCCAGTGCCGATGGCAGCGGCGAAGGCAGCATTTCCTCGGCCAAGGCCTGGAAGGACATCTGGGGTTGCGGGCAGGGCATCGGTGCAATCAAAAAAGTGCAGCCGACGGGCGACTATGTGGCCCAGCTCAAGCGCGAATATGCCGAGGCCAAGGCGCGTTTGCTGGGCTAAAACGCACGCCGCATAGGGCTGTGTAAAAGCACTTGCATGGGCCGCGGAATGTGCGCATTCTGCGGCCCATGAAACAGCCCAAACTCTACGTTCGTACCGCCCTGAAGAAAGACATTCCGGCCATTTACCGGCTGGTCAAGAAAATCTATCCGGGCAATGGCTACACCCGCGAGCAGATCCGCGGGCATCTGAACAACTTCCCGGAAGGTCAGCTGGTTGCCAAATACGACGGCGAAGTCGTTGGCTATTGCGCCAGCCTGCGCATCAGTGGCGAACGCGCCCTGGCACCGCACACCTGGGACGGCATCACCGGCGACGGCTTCGGCAGCACCCATGACGCCAAGGGTGATTACCTGTATGGCTATGAGGTCTGCGTAGACCCCGACTACCGTGGCCTGAAGATTGGCGAGCGCCTCTACGCCGCGCGTCGTGCCCTGTGCGTGGATAACAACCTGCTGGGCATCGTGTTTGGTGGGCGCATGCCCAGCTACGCCCGCCGGGCCAAGGATTACGAATCGGCACAAGCCTACGCCCAGGCGGTGGCGGACAAAAAACTGCGTGATCCGGTCATCACCTTTCAGATCCGCCAGGGGTTTGAACTGATCGGCGTGCTGCCCGCCTATTTGCCTTCGGACACCGCCTCGGCCGGCTACGCCACACACATGCTGTGGCGCAATGCGGCCGAAGCGGACTCGCTGACCGATGCGATCACCGCGCCGGATCGAGGGCCCGATGTGGTGCGCGTGGCGGTGGTTCAGTACCAGCAACGGCGCATCGAATCGTTCGACGACTTCGCTGCCATCTGCACCTACTTTGTGGATGCGGTGGCGGAATACAAAAGCGATTTCGTGGTGTTTCCCGAGTACTTCGCCACCCAGTTGCTGTCGATCGAGAACGAGGAACTGACCCCGCGACAGTCGATGCTGCGTCTGGCGGATTACAACGACCAGCTTGAAGAACTGTTGCAGGGGCTGGCGATCCGATACAACGTCAACATCATCGGCGGTTCGCACCCCGCGCGTGACAAACAAGGGCGACTGCTCAACGTGGCCCATGTGTTCCTGCGCGATGGAGCGGTGTACGAGCAACCCAAGATTCACCCCACGCCAGGCGAACGCTACTGGTGGCAGATCGAAGGCGGCGATTACCTGCGCGCCATCGAAACCGACTGCGGCACGATCGGCGTGCTGGTCTGCTATGACTCGGAGTTCCCGGAACTGGCCCGTTATCTGGTGGACCAGGGCGCAGACATGATTTTTGTGCCGTATTCCACCGAGGAACGCCAGGGGCATCTGCGCGTACGTTACAGCTGTCACGCCCGCGCCATCGAAAACCAGATCTACGTGGCTACGGCCGGCAATGTGGGCAACCTGCCGCGTGTGCGCAACATGGACATCCACTACGCCGAGAGCGCCATCCTGACCCCATGCGATTTTCCCTTCGCCCGCGACGGAATCGCAGCCATCTGCACTGAAAACACCGAGATGCTGGCGTTTGCCGATCTCAACCTGGAGCAGCTGCGTGCGGCGCGCCAGTACGGCACGGTGCAGAATCGCAAAGACCGCCGTCATGATCTCTACGGGGTGCGTTGGCGTGGTGCCTCAGCACCTGATTGATAGCCCTTCGCCCACGATGTGATCGGCATCACAGCTGTGGGCGTCGATACGCCAGACGGGCTGGCTATTGTGCGATGGCCGGCCCAGAATGCGGCTCATGCGGGTCATGCCCGCGGGATCGGGATTAAGGAGAGTGCAATGAACATGCGCAAACACATGATCAATGGATTGGCAGTGGTCGCGATGCTGGCCGGCGGCTCGGCCTGGGCTGGCGTTGCCGTGCTGAAAAGCGGCAAAGACGTCATGCAGATGGAATATGTCGGCGACAACCTGCTGCGGATGGGCAGCGGGCGCGACGGCTACATGGTGTTCCGTGACGGCAAGATCTACATGGTCAGCGGCGAGCCGGGCCAGGAAACCGTGATTGACGCGGGCGCCGCATTCCAGATGATGCGCGGCATGATGCCGGACACCCAGCCCAGCGCCTCACGCGTGAACAGCATGACCAACACCGGGCGTAAGGAAACAGTGGCCGGTATCGTTGGCGAGGTGTGGTCGGTCAGCTACGTGGACGAAAACGGCAAGACTCAGCAGGGCGAGTTCGTGCTGTCGGGCGACAAACGTGCCCGTGAGCTGCGCAACGCGATGCACGGCATGAGCCGGGCCTTTCTGAAACTGGCTGGCAAAGACCCGTCCCAAGCGGATGTGATGGTCAAAGAACTGAAGCAGCGTGGCAAAGGCATCCTGCGCTTCAATGATGAAATGACCGTTACCTCACTCTCCGGTGAGCGGGTGGCGTCGTCGCGCTTTGACCTGCCGGCCGAGCCGATGGCCATGCCCAATATGCAGGGATTCGGCGGTGGCGCCAGCCAGGCGCAGTCGAATGAAAAATCCGGTGGTGGTTTCAGTCTGGGTGGCCTGTTTGGCAAGAAAGCCGAGCGTCAGGCTGACCGGGTGGAAAACCGCACCGAAAGCGAAGTCGACCAACAGACCGACAAAGCCGTGGACAAGGCGCTCGACAAGGCCTTCGGCAAACTGTTCGGTAACTGATCAACGCCCTTGGCGTTGCAAAGCCCCGGCCTGACCGGGGCTTTTTCGTTTCAGTCGTGGGCCAGGGCGGCGAGCGCCTCGCCGTGCAGCCGATAGGTGGTCCACTCGCTTTGCGGGCGCGCCTTGAGCGACTCATAAAACCCGATCGCCGGGCTGTTCCAGTTCAACACATTCCACTCCATACGGCCGCAGCCCTTATCTACGGCCAGCTGGGCAAGGCGAACAAGCAGGGCTTTGCCGGCGCCATCGCCGCGGTGCTCGGGCAGCACGAACAGGTCTTCAAGAAACAGACCCGGTTTTCCCAGCCAGGTTGAATAGCTGAAGAAATACACCGCAAAGCCGATCGCTACGCCGTCGCGCTCGCAAATCAGGGCGCTGGCCACCGCGTTGTCCTGCAACACATGGCGCAGGATGTCGTCCTCGCTGGCCAGCACCTCATGTTCAGCTTTTTCGTAAATGGCCAACTGGCGAATGAAGTCTAAAATCTGCGCGGCGTCTTCACGCACGGCGGGGCGAATATTGAGTGAGCGTGTCATGCGATCAGTGCCTGAACGTGGGCGAGGGCGCACTGGCCCAGTGCGTCGAGGTTGTAGCCGCCTTCCAGGCTGGACACGATGCCGTGAGCAGCGCCGGTCAGACGGACGATTTCTGAGGTGACCCAGGCGTAGTCATCGGCCTGCCAGTTGAGTCCGGCCAGGGGATCATCGGCGTGCGCATCGAAACCGGCGGAAATCAGCACCAGCTGCGGCGCGTAAGCTTCCAGTGCACTGAACCACTGGCTGACGGCGGCCTCGCGAAATGCATTGCCGTCACTTTCCGGCGGCAGGATGATATTGATTTCCGAACGCCCGGCCACCGGCACCTCGTCCAGCGGATACAGCGGGTACTGGCAGGACGACAGCAGCAGAATGTTGCCGTGATCGCGCAGGATGTCAGAGGTGCCGTTGCCAAAATGCACGTCAAAGTCGATAACAGCCACGCGCTGCAAACCGTGCTGCTGAATGGCATGCAGGGCGCCGATGGCAATGCTGTTGAACAGGCAAAAACCCATGGCTTTGTCGCGTTCGGCATGGTGGCCCGGCGGGCGCACGTTGCAAAAAGCACGCGCTGTCTTGCCCAGCACAACCTCGTCGACTGCGTGCATCACAGCACCCGCAGCCCGGCGCGCCGCATCCAGCGAATAGCTGTTTATGGCAGTGTCAGGGTCCAGGCGAATGAACTCACCGGGTGCCGGCTCAAGCTTTAGTAGCGTACTCACATAATCGGGGTCATGGGCCAGGCACAGGCTGTCCGGTTCAGCCAGCGGGGCTTCGATGGCACTAAGGGCCGCCGCAATTTCCGGCGCACCACGCAGTGCTGCATCAACGCTGGCGATGCGTGCCGGTTGTTCCGGGTGCCCTGGCGCAATCTCGTGGCGCGCGCAGTCCGGATGAGTGATATAGGCAAATGGGTTCATATCCACAGTGTACGGATTGAGCGCTGAGTTGGCTTTGCTAGAGTGCGCTTCACCAACGGGGAGCGGGGTGTGATCAGTTTGAAAAAACAGGCATGGCAGCGCGCATGCTGAGCGTTTTGCAATCGTGCCCGTCGCATGAGCGGCACGGCTGGCTGGCGCGTTGCATGCACAGCGTTGAGCAATGGGCTGCGGCGCAGGGTTTTAGCTATCGCTGGATAGACGATGAGCTTTTTGACCTGTTGCCAGCAGATCTGCAGCCGGGGCAGCGCATAAGCCCAGTGATCGCCAGTGACATCGCACGCCTGATCTGGATGCAGCAACGCTTGCACCACGGCGACAAAGCCGTGTTGTGGCTGGATGCTGATGTTCTGGTGATCCAGCCGGAGCAGCTTATGTTGCCGAGTGCACATGCTGCGGTTGGCCGTGAAGTCTGGGTTCAGGCTGAGCCTGCTGGTGGCTGGCGTGTGTATCGAAAAGTGCACAACGCGGCCTTGCTTGCGCGGGATCAAGGCGCTGGTCGTAACAGTTTTATCGATTTTTATCTCGACACCGCTCAGCGCCTGGTGCGGGCAAACGGCCACGGCATGCCGGCCCAGTTTGTTGGTCCCAAACTGCTTACGGCCTTGCACAATGTTGTGCAGCTTCCTGTGATGGAAGATGTTGGCATGCTCAGCCCGGCGGTGGTTGCAGACCTTCTGCATGGCGGCGGGGGTGCACTCAAACGTATGCTCGGCAAATCCACCCGTTCAATGCATGCAGCCAACTTATGCCGCTCGAGCACGCATGCGGGCGACTTGGATGACGAGCAGATGCTTAGGCTGGTTGATCAGCTGCTAGCCCATCCTGAAAGCGTGGCACTGGCATGAGCCTGAATGAATGGCTGTTCGTTTTGCTGGCCTGCACGGCGGGCGCGGTGTCGCCAGGCCCGAGCCTGCTTTTGGTATTGCGGCATGCCTTGGTCTCGTCGCGCGCCGGTTTGGTCTGCAGTTGGGCGCATGCGTGCGGCGTGGCCTTGTATGCCAGCGCGGCCATAACCGGTCTTGCACTGTTGATTGCCGCATCGCCACTTCTGATGCAGCTCATTTGGTTGTTCGCCAGCGTGTGGTTGAGTTTCCTTGCGCTTCAAATCTGGCGTGCCCCGGATCAGGTACTCATGCCCCAGGCGGCCATAGGAACAGCCGCGCGTGACGGCCTGCTTATGGCGCTCGCCAATCCCAAAGTGATGCTGTTCTTTGTGGCGTTGTTTTCTGCTGCAGTGCCAGCACAGGTTAGTGAGGCGGGCCGCGTGCTAGCCGTAGGCACCGCCTTTGTGGTTGATGGGCTGTGGTACAGCGCGATCAGTCTTGGGCTACGGCACCAAAGGCTTAAAAACGTGTTGCAAAACAAGCAAAGATTGCTGAACCGATTCAGTGCATGCATATTGTGGCTATTCGCCGCCGCCGCACTGGGGAGAGTTTGGGTGGAGCGCGTTCATGGCTAAAAGCCGAATTACAAATTTAAGAAAGCGTGAGTTGTTTCGCACACCAATACGCGTTTTGCGGGATTGGTGTGAGGTTTTCACGCTAAAAAGGCGTTGGGCGACAGAAATTACATTGGAGGGGATTGTATGAGATTTATTGTGCTCGTTTCGTTTCTATGCCTTATCAGCATTGAGGCTTATGCTGAAAGTGTCAAAAAGGTATGGGTGTGTGAAACGGAAGGCTATATTGTCGAGAAGCAGGCGTATTTTTTCGATCACAATGCGGAAGATGCAGTTGGTTTTGCTGCGGTGCCAAGTTGGGTGCCGGAAGATGCACAAGCTTTTCTACGGAAAGCTAGAAACCTTCCAATCAATGCTAGCCATCAGGATATTGTTGCATCTTTTTCCGACATGCCGCAGTTCAAGTATTCCGGCGGAGTTATGGAGAAATATACTTGGAACGTGAACCAGGCTGATCAGTACAGAGTAATCAAGTACAAAGGGTGTATTTCACAACTGGTGGTTTTTTTAAGGGATTTTAATGGAAAATCTGTTTATCTCAATCAGGAAAACAGGGTTGCGGACTCTGGGGGGTACGGGGGAAAACCTAAGAAGGGCGATTGTGCATATCGAACTTTACACGAAGCATGGGCCTACTTGGTTGACGGAAAATATAGTAAGAATTATTCCGAAAGGCCCCCTTTGGACCTTGTCGAAATTGACCGCGCGTTCGATGGGTATAACAGGCGAAGGGAAGTAATGAAATCCAAGGTTGGTGAACCTGAGGTTGTAGACGGCAAACACGTTTGGGAAATCGAGTTTGGGGGCGGTCAACTGGCCCAGATATCGCTATCGGTAACCGATAACTGTGTGACGGATAGAGTGGTTAGCTGGAAGGGCCAAGATGGTCTCATACGTAGAATTGTTGGAAAGTTTGAGTATCGCAACAAGCAGGAGCGAGAGTGGTACATCGACGCGCTTGATTTGGTTTTAAGGGCTTGGTCCTGGTTTAAGACTGGGTGGGCGGAATTGACGGCAAGTTTTAAGTAAAGGCCGACCGTAAG
The Oceanococcus atlanticus DNA segment above includes these coding regions:
- a CDS encoding TetR/AcrR family transcriptional regulator, producing the protein MATSDRKYRGMSREARREQRRRQFIEAGHALFGSEGYQAASVKKLCREAELTERYFYESFKRREDLFAACYDEKLDLLFTTLLENLTSGTRSVEQIVVDGLLSLFRTLRDDQHMARILMIEIYGVPYDQQRLYERSIGRFSDMLLQFMQRFLPAPPDDPDVDLELLATGLVGVCIQMAQRWVIKGYRQTPEQLAANCMLIFRGLGQQTGLLEQTISPG
- a CDS encoding GNAT family N-acetyltransferase, producing the protein MTRSLNIRPAVREDAAQILDFIRQLAIYEKAEHEVLASEDDILRHVLQDNAVASALICERDGVAIGFAVYFFSYSTWLGKPGLFLEDLFVLPEHRGDGAGKALLVRLAQLAVDKGCGRMEWNVLNWNSPAIGFYESLKARPQSEWTTYRLHGEALAALAHD
- a CDS encoding SDR family NAD(P)-dependent oxidoreductase; this translates as MKDFTNKVAAITGAGSGMGRTLALNLAGRGCHLALSDVNTEGLEQTVALLKDAGVKVTADKVNVADREAMYQWADKVVADHGKVNLIFNNAGVALASTIAAVSYDELEWILGINMWGVIYGTKAFLPHLEASGEGHVINTSSLFGLCAQPTQSAYNISKFAVRGFTESLRQELDVQKSCVSATSVHPGGIKTNIARDSRANESIEQLTGKTHEQGVAEFEKFFITSAEKAAETIIRAVQANKRRVVVGPDAKVLDVIVRLFPASYQRLITWGFKRNLQSH
- a CDS encoding DUF4401 domain-containing protein, with product MTAREHVWARLREGGLVAGPLPMESATSAPWFVSLLLGLCGWFAALFLLAFVAVGLTPVLTRPLACLVLGGMALVAAYGLLSRQLNVFLDNLALAISLAGQALVLWAGLHWLESESAALWWALALWQLALTVIMPNDIHRVFSAFAAASCVAAGLALLGWGGVYAPLALALTATLWLKALTATQDIQRVRMPAWGLTGALLAAQGLAHVFGVPTSPLALSTSQLWASWQGELLCLLVMLGVWFVLLQRAALDWRRPGVVLSLVGLFLIGLACVPAPGLCSAITLVLLGFALADRLLLGVGVLALLLFAARYYYLLDLTLLEKSGVLLLVAVLMLSVRLLLRHLSAGAPEPDHV
- a CDS encoding flavin-containing monooxygenase, producing MTQINQPAVDVIIVGSGFAGLGMAIKLKQEGRRSFVLLEKEADLGGTWYVNNYPGCACDVQSHLYSFSFEQNPGWSRSFSPQQEIHAYLEHCADKYDVRRHMHFNAEVTRARYLDEQHLWEVSTADGQVRHARALVLGTGGLSRPALPDIPGLKDFKGKMFHSQQWDHDYDLSGKKVAVVGTGASAIQFVPEIAPQVAQLDLYQRTPPWIMPKPDHPMESRTQTLLRKVPGAQSAYRNGIYWMLEARAAGFTGGPKLMKLMEPMARGFIERKISDPVLRAKVTPSYTLGCKRILLSNNYYPALTRDNVDVITSGIERITANGVVDRDGQARDVDAIILGTGFAATAPLPPGMILGRDGLDIIEAWKDTGPQAYLGTSVAGFPNMFIMTGPNTGLGHSSMVFMIESQLAYVMSALKAMDRQGLLEVDVRPEVQARFNDKLQRKMAGTVWSQGGCNSWYMDANGRNPTLWPYFTWQYRLATRKFVSTQYQLVRARGDAPVWPQLEEMAA
- a CDS encoding NAD(P)H-dependent flavin oxidoreductase, which encodes MALPPILKDRLQLPVVASPMFIVSNPDLVIAQCKAGIVGSFPALNARPVEVFEEWLIRITEELDAYNQANPDSPAAPFAVNQIVHKSNPRLEQDMELCVKYKVPIIITSLGARVDIFEAVHSYGGIALHDIINQKFARKAIEKGADGLIAVASGAGGHAGLLSPFALIQEIREWFDGPLLLSGCIATGDAILAAQAMGADLAYMGSPFIATEEARAVDDYKQMIVDCGGEDIVYTNLFSGVHGNYLRPSITRAGMDPDNLPQGDASTMDFASADGSGEGSISSAKAWKDIWGCGQGIGAIKKVQPTGDYVAQLKREYAEAKARLLG
- a CDS encoding carbon-nitrogen hydrolase family protein, which gives rise to MKQPKLYVRTALKKDIPAIYRLVKKIYPGNGYTREQIRGHLNNFPEGQLVAKYDGEVVGYCASLRISGERALAPHTWDGITGDGFGSTHDAKGDYLYGYEVCVDPDYRGLKIGERLYAARRALCVDNNLLGIVFGGRMPSYARRAKDYESAQAYAQAVADKKLRDPVITFQIRQGFELIGVLPAYLPSDTASAGYATHMLWRNAAEADSLTDAITAPDRGPDVVRVAVVQYQQRRIESFDDFAAICTYFVDAVAEYKSDFVVFPEYFATQLLSIENEELTPRQSMLRLADYNDQLEELLQGLAIRYNVNIIGGSHPARDKQGRLLNVAHVFLRDGAVYEQPKIHPTPGERYWWQIEGGDYLRAIETDCGTIGVLVCYDSEFPELARYLVDQGADMIFVPYSTEERQGHLRVRYSCHARAIENQIYVATAGNVGNLPRVRNMDIHYAESAILTPCDFPFARDGIAAICTENTEMLAFADLNLEQLRAARQYGTVQNRKDRRHDLYGVRWRGASAPD
- a CDS encoding GDYXXLXY domain-containing protein, which produces MFRWTLLLGLVLVLAVVNGRILQTERQLRDGELVYLQLAPVDPRSLMQGDYMALNFALANAIRRAGHSGSQVGGGANNGRVIVRLDAQGVARFVALDDGRELAAGQRTLRYRQRKGRVRFATDAYFFQEGTGARYEAARYGAFRVSQAGAMLLVGLHDEELQRIQPQP